In Anaerolineae bacterium, the genomic window GGCCACGTCGTGAGCCAGCCTCAGAGAAGGGTTGTACTTGCCCTGCTCCAGGAACACGATAGTCTCTCGTCTCACTCCGACCATCTGGGCCAGTTTTGCCTGCGTCAGGTTGTGCTTGGCGCGATACTCCTTGATCTTCGTCTTCAGCATCTCTCCTGCACTCGTAGGTGGAGCCCGGCAGGCGGCATCCTCGACCCGGCTTCGCGGCCGCCCACTCCGATCTCCCCAGTGCGGCGCCTGCCCCAGCTGTAGGCTACTGGGGCGTTCTGGAGAGCAGGCCCTTCAGGAAGAGGAAGGCGCTCCCGAGCACGCCCACCAGGAAGCCGGCAGGAGCGAGCAGTACGGCGATGGTGAAGAACACGGGCTCCTCGATGCCGAACAGGGCGCTCACGGCGTTGTGCAGCACGGCACTGACTACGAACGCGGCCACCGACGCACCAGCGATCACCAGGAAGGTCCTCAGCACCGCCATACTCCTTTCGCTCAGAACCGGCGCTACCCGGTCGTAGAAGACATAGGACACCACATACACGAACACGCCCGAGAGCAGCAGCCAGCTGACGACTTTGGAGGCAGCGGGGCCGGAAG contains:
- a CDS encoding helix-turn-helix transcriptional regulator — its product is MKTKIKEYRAKHNLTQAKLAQMVGVRRETIVFLEQGKYNPSLRLAHDVAQALGARIEDVFIFDDGQPGMEDGEG